The following coding sequences lie in one Klebsiella huaxiensis genomic window:
- the nfsA gene encoding nitroreductase NfsA, whose translation MTPTIELLRSHRSIRHFTDAPISDEQRAAIIAGAQGASSSSFLQCTSIIRVTDPQLRQQLVTMSGGQKHVAQAAEFWVFCADFNRNQQICPDAQLGLAEQLLLGCVDTAIMAQNALVAAESLGLGGVYIGGLRNNIDAVTELLKLPQHVLPLFGLCLGWPADNPDVKPRMPSAMLVHENSYQPLDDTVLSEYDEQLAQYYLSRGSNTRRDTWSDHIRRTIVKESRPFILEYLHKQGWATR comes from the coding sequence ATGACGCCGACCATTGAGCTGCTGCGTAGCCACCGTTCTATTCGCCATTTTACCGACGCGCCTATTAGTGATGAACAGCGCGCTGCGATTATTGCCGGTGCACAGGGGGCTTCCAGCTCCAGTTTTTTACAATGTACCTCAATCATTCGTGTTACCGATCCACAGCTGCGTCAACAGCTGGTGACAATGAGCGGCGGCCAGAAGCACGTGGCGCAGGCAGCCGAATTCTGGGTGTTCTGCGCCGACTTTAACCGCAATCAGCAAATTTGCCCCGATGCCCAACTGGGACTGGCGGAACAATTGCTGCTGGGTTGCGTTGATACCGCGATTATGGCGCAGAATGCGCTGGTGGCGGCAGAGTCTCTGGGATTGGGCGGTGTCTATATCGGCGGCTTGCGCAACAATATTGACGCGGTGACCGAACTGCTGAAGCTGCCGCAGCACGTACTGCCGCTGTTCGGTCTATGCCTTGGCTGGCCCGCAGACAACCCGGACGTAAAACCGCGCATGCCATCGGCGATGCTGGTGCACGAAAACAGTTATCAGCCGCTAGACGATACGGTACTTAGCGAATATGACGAGCAACTGGCGCAGTATTATCTGTCACGTGGGAGCAACACGCGTCGTGATACCTGGAGCGACCATATCCGTCGTACTATTGTTAAAGAGAGTCGCCCGTTTATTCTTGAATATCTGCATAAGCAGGGATGGGCTACGCGCTGA
- a CDS encoding GrxA family glutaredoxin, with amino-acid sequence MFTVIFGRPGCPYCVRAKELAEKLTNERDDFNYRYIDIHAEGISKADLEKTVGKPVETVPQIFVDQKHIGGCTDFEAWAKENLGLFA; translated from the coding sequence ATGTTTACCGTAATTTTTGGTCGTCCAGGTTGTCCGTATTGCGTTCGCGCCAAAGAACTGGCTGAAAAGTTGACTAATGAGCGTGATGATTTCAACTATCGCTACATTGATATTCATGCCGAAGGCATCAGCAAAGCCGATCTGGAAAAAACCGTGGGCAAACCGGTAGAAACCGTACCGCAGATTTTTGTCGATCAGAAACACATCGGCGGCTGCACGGATTTTGAAGCCTGGGCGAAAGAGAATTTGGGTCTATTTGCCTGA
- a CDS encoding type III secretion system chaperone family protein, translating into MDSLVVPGLDTLRQWLDELGISFFECDSCQALHLPHMQNFEGIFDAKLDLVDNVVLFSALAEVKPSALLPLSADLSAINASSLTVKAFLDIQDDNLPKLVVCQALIVGVGITFDQFAWFFRQSEEQISMVMLEASANQVLYKPEEEEPVAESIQYHFLH; encoded by the coding sequence ATGGATTCACTGGTCGTTCCGGGTCTTGATACGTTACGTCAATGGCTCGACGAATTGGGCATCAGCTTTTTTGAGTGTGATTCCTGCCAGGCGTTACATCTGCCGCATATGCAGAATTTCGAAGGCATTTTTGATGCCAAACTCGACCTGGTGGACAACGTGGTACTCTTTTCCGCTCTGGCGGAAGTTAAGCCCTCTGCGCTGCTCCCGCTCTCTGCCGATCTTTCAGCGATTAACGCCAGTTCGTTGACCGTGAAGGCTTTTCTCGATATTCAGGATGATAATCTGCCGAAACTGGTGGTGTGCCAGGCGCTGATCGTAGGTGTCGGTATTACCTTTGATCAGTTCGCGTGGTTTTTCCGTCAGAGCGAAGAACAGATTTCAATGGTTATGCTCGAAGCCAGCGCCAATCAGGTGTTGTATAAGCCTGAGGAAGAAGAGCCCGTTGCTGAGAGTATCCAGTACCATTTTCTTCACTAA
- a CDS encoding YbjC family protein translates to MRSPAALPKSVLVVEILGMVLLTLAWLSLNQYVSLPAPFSSPTAALLMIFAGILLMLPAAVALMWRVAKVIAPQLTQTKTPPSYLSDREKRDDADH, encoded by the coding sequence ATGCGATCGCCCGCTGCATTGCCAAAAAGCGTGCTGGTGGTTGAGATTCTCGGCATGGTGTTGTTGACCCTGGCCTGGCTATCGCTCAATCAGTACGTCAGTCTACCCGCGCCGTTTTCCAGCCCGACGGCTGCGCTATTGATGATTTTCGCGGGGATCCTGCTGATGCTCCCGGCCGCCGTGGCGTTAATGTGGCGGGTGGCGAAAGTGATTGCCCCCCAGTTGACGCAAACCAAAACCCCACCTTCTTACTTGTCTGACAGAGAAAAACGAGATGACGCCGACCATTGA
- the rimK gene encoding 30S ribosomal protein S6--L-glutamate ligase, with amino-acid sequence MKIAILSRDGTLYSCRRLREAAHKRGHQVEILDPLSCYMNVSPVASSIHYKGRQLPHFDAVIPRIGSAITYYGTAALRQFELLGSYPLNESVAITRARDKLRSLQLLARQGIDLPLTGIAHSPDDTSDLIAMVGGAPLVVKLVEGTQGIGVVLAETRQAAESVIDAFRGLNAHILVQEYIAEAKGRDVRCLVVGNEVVAAIERRAKEGDFRSNLHRGGVATVATISEQEREMAIKATQTLGLDVAGVDILRATRGPLVMEVNASPGLEGVETTTGADIAGRMIDWIERQATPGFCLKMGG; translated from the coding sequence GTGAAAATTGCCATATTATCCCGGGATGGAACGCTTTATTCATGTCGACGCCTGCGTGAAGCCGCGCATAAACGCGGTCATCAGGTCGAAATCCTCGATCCACTTTCTTGCTATATGAACGTCAGTCCGGTGGCCTCATCGATTCACTATAAAGGCCGCCAGCTACCGCATTTCGATGCTGTGATCCCTCGCATCGGTTCAGCGATCACCTATTACGGCACCGCCGCGCTGCGACAGTTTGAGCTGCTGGGCAGCTATCCGTTGAATGAGTCTGTCGCTATTACGCGCGCCCGTGACAAGCTGCGCTCGCTACAGCTGCTGGCGCGTCAGGGGATTGACCTGCCGCTCACCGGGATTGCCCATTCACCGGATGATACCAGCGACCTGATCGCGATGGTGGGCGGTGCGCCGCTGGTGGTAAAACTGGTGGAAGGTACGCAGGGCATCGGCGTGGTGCTGGCCGAAACCCGCCAGGCGGCGGAGAGCGTGATTGACGCATTTCGCGGTCTGAACGCTCATATTCTGGTGCAGGAGTATATCGCCGAGGCGAAAGGTCGGGATGTGCGCTGCCTGGTGGTGGGCAATGAAGTGGTGGCGGCGATTGAACGCCGGGCGAAGGAGGGCGACTTCCGTTCCAATCTGCATCGCGGTGGTGTGGCGACGGTCGCGACCATCAGCGAGCAAGAGCGAGAAATGGCGATTAAAGCCACGCAAACGCTGGGGTTGGATGTGGCGGGCGTCGATATTTTGCGTGCTACGCGCGGCCCGCTGGTGATGGAAGTGAATGCTTCTCCTGGCCTGGAAGGCGTTGAAACCACAACGGGGGCGGATATTGCCGGGCGAATGATTGACTGGATTGAACGTCAGGCAACACCGGGGTTTTGTCTGAAAATGGGAGGTTAG
- the ybjM gene encoding inner membrane protein YbjM gives MKSERAWAGIICGFFLFIVVCLSLLLHMKGAFRATGNPELGLLFFLLPGAAASCLSPGQRVIRPLIGAMLAAPICLVVMRLFFVTQRSFWQELAWLFSAVFWCALGALCFLFICAWLDTRRKHSSED, from the coding sequence GTGAAATCTGAGCGTGCTTGGGCCGGTATAATCTGTGGGTTCTTTCTATTTATTGTGGTTTGTTTATCACTGCTGTTACATATGAAAGGCGCCTTTCGGGCCACCGGTAATCCCGAGCTCGGGCTACTGTTTTTTTTACTCCCCGGCGCTGCGGCAAGCTGCCTCTCACCTGGACAGCGGGTTATTCGTCCCCTTATCGGCGCGATGCTGGCGGCCCCCATTTGTCTGGTAGTAATGCGGCTTTTCTTTGTGACTCAGCGTTCTTTCTGGCAGGAGCTGGCGTGGTTGTTTAGCGCGGTGTTCTGGTGCGCGCTTGGCGCATTATGCTTTCTGTTTATTTGCGCCTGGCTTGATACCAGACGCAAGCACTCATCAGAAGATTGA
- a CDS encoding TetR/AcrR family transcriptional regulator — MARRPNDPQRRERILQATLDTIAIHGIHAVTHRKIASCAGVPLGSLTYYFSGIEALVEEAFSVFTGQMSVQYQQFFANVSSREEACDAIAELIFSAQVTTARNMELMYQLYAFCSSQPNLKAVMQNWMLRSQQTLEQWFEPATARGLDAFIEGMTLHFVTDRAPLSREAIRLMVGRLAGE; from the coding sequence ATGGCTCGTCGACCGAACGACCCACAGCGTCGGGAGCGCATTTTGCAGGCGACGCTGGACACGATTGCTATACATGGAATTCATGCGGTCACGCATCGCAAAATCGCCAGCTGTGCCGGTGTTCCACTGGGCTCGCTGACTTACTATTTCAGCGGTATTGAGGCGCTGGTCGAGGAGGCATTCAGCGTATTTACCGGCCAGATGTCGGTACAGTACCAGCAGTTCTTCGCGAACGTAAGCAGCCGTGAAGAGGCGTGCGACGCCATTGCTGAGCTGATTTTTAGCGCCCAGGTTACCACCGCGCGCAATATGGAACTGATGTACCAGCTTTACGCCTTTTGCAGCAGCCAGCCGAATTTAAAAGCAGTGATGCAGAACTGGATGTTACGCAGCCAACAAACCCTCGAGCAGTGGTTTGAACCGGCAACAGCCCGCGGGCTGGATGCATTCATTGAGGGTATGACGCTACATTTCGTCACCGACAGAGCGCCGCTATCAAGAGAAGCGATTCGGCTAATGGTGGGGAGGCTGGCAGGGGAGTGA
- a CDS encoding aspartate:alanine antiporter: protein MNINVADLLNGNYILLLFVVLALGLCLGKLRLGSVQLGNSIGVLVVSLLLGQQHFSINTDALNLGFMLFIFCVGVEAGPNFFSIFFRDGKNYLMLALVMVGSAMLIAMGLGKLFGWDIGLTAGMLAGAMTSTPVLVGAGDTLRHFGMSSEQLAASLDHLSLGYALTYLVGLVSLIVGARYMPKLQHQDLQTSAQQIARERGLDNDSRRKVYLPVIRAYRVGPELVAWADGKNLRELGIYRQTGCYIERIRRNGILANPDGDAVLQMGDDIALVGYPDAHARLDPSFRNGKEVFDRDLLDMRIVTEEIVVKNHNAVGRRLAQLKLTDHGCFLNRVIRSQIEMPIDDNVVLNKGDVLQVSGDARRVKTVADRIGFISIHSQVTDLLAFCAFFIVGLMIGMITFQFSSFSFGIGNAAGLLFAGIMLGFLRANHPTFGYIPQGALNMVKEFGLMVFMAGVGLSAGAGINNGLGAVGGQMLAAGLIVSLVPVVICFLFGAYVLRMNRAMLFGAMMGARTCAPAMEIISDTARSNIPALGYAGTYAIANVLLTLAGTLIVIIWPGLQ from the coding sequence GTGAATATAAACGTCGCAGATTTGTTAAACGGGAATTACATCCTGTTATTGTTCGTTGTTCTTGCATTAGGTCTTTGCCTCGGGAAACTGCGTCTCGGGTCAGTACAACTTGGTAATTCCATTGGCGTTTTAGTCGTTTCGTTATTATTAGGCCAGCAACATTTTAGTATTAACACTGATGCCCTAAATCTCGGCTTTATGCTGTTTATTTTTTGTGTCGGCGTGGAAGCGGGTCCCAACTTTTTTTCTATTTTTTTTCGCGATGGGAAAAATTACCTGATGCTGGCTCTGGTAATGGTCGGTAGCGCAATGCTCATCGCCATGGGTCTGGGTAAGCTGTTCGGCTGGGATATCGGCCTGACGGCCGGGATGCTCGCCGGGGCAATGACCTCAACCCCGGTGCTGGTCGGCGCTGGCGATACACTACGCCACTTCGGCATGTCCAGCGAGCAGCTCGCCGCCTCACTCGATCACCTGAGTCTTGGCTACGCTCTGACCTACCTGGTTGGCCTGGTGAGCCTGATTGTTGGCGCGCGCTATATGCCCAAACTACAGCACCAGGATTTGCAAACCAGCGCCCAGCAAATCGCCCGCGAACGTGGCCTCGATAACGATTCCCGGCGCAAGGTCTATCTGCCGGTGATCCGCGCCTATCGCGTCGGCCCGGAGCTGGTGGCATGGGCCGACGGCAAAAACCTGCGCGAGCTGGGTATTTATCGCCAGACCGGCTGCTATATCGAGCGAATTCGCCGTAACGGCATTCTCGCTAACCCAGACGGTGACGCGGTATTGCAGATGGGCGATGATATCGCGCTGGTAGGCTACCCAGATGCCCATGCCCGTCTCGACCCGAGCTTTCGTAACGGCAAAGAGGTCTTCGACCGCGACCTGCTGGACATGCGCATCGTCACTGAAGAGATCGTGGTAAAAAATCACAATGCCGTTGGCCGTCGTCTGGCGCAGCTGAAGTTAACCGATCACGGTTGCTTCTTAAACCGCGTGATCCGCAGCCAAATCGAAATGCCCATTGACGATAACGTGGTGCTTAATAAGGGCGATGTGTTACAGGTCAGCGGCGACGCGCGTCGCGTTAAAACTGTCGCAGACCGTATCGGCTTTATCTCTATTCACAGCCAGGTGACCGACCTGCTCGCCTTCTGCGCCTTCTTCATCGTCGGCCTGATGATCGGCATGATCACCTTCCAGTTCAGTTCGTTCAGCTTCGGCATCGGTAACGCCGCTGGTCTGTTGTTTGCCGGGATCATGCTCGGCTTTCTGCGAGCTAACCATCCGACGTTCGGCTATATCCCCCAGGGGGCGCTGAATATGGTGAAAGAGTTCGGATTGATGGTGTTTATGGCCGGTGTCGGCCTCAGCGCGGGCGCGGGGATTAATAACGGCCTGGGCGCCGTCGGTGGCCAGATGCTGGCAGCGGGTCTCATCGTCAGCCTGGTGCCGGTGGTTATCTGCTTCTTGTTCGGCGCGTACGTCCTGCGCATGAACCGCGCCATGCTATTCGGCGCGATGATGGGAGCCCGCACCTGTGCGCCTGCAATGGAAATTATCAGCGACACCGCGCGCAGCAACATCCCGGCACTGGGATACGCCGGGACCTATGCTATCGCTAACGTATTGTTAACCCTGGCAGGTACGCTAATTGTCATCATTTGGCCAGGGCTACAGTAA